In one Mauremys mutica isolate MM-2020 ecotype Southern chromosome 3, ASM2049712v1, whole genome shotgun sequence genomic region, the following are encoded:
- the LOC123365883 gene encoding uncharacterized protein LOC123365883 — MIQSEPLCHTGEIMPVGGWEGSAHPIQAQPLPRPPAHSRRDRREQTMGLDQTSIRGLDFNIRQKHLQSQLGAPTPYTESLAKMIPNVPALRPPDRDRRVKFNMSRVPFLSCEVLEELDSTKRLQHEQGLPLTPQKPHTALLPPAPQTPIPGEPLLGERDTKQQLILDTDRPKCGFPAKVPEPLRSNTSPQRAQAIQEPCVCPSGPLPQKAHRILASPDAILARLVPTVVVKLQEHIAQKCSEIQMEAFPKMVRESHRDAPLVRETAIAEKTLTATLHLYRSELRKPLTSVSGTKGTEEKLELHMERKVLLGEGSCLGPGAQAGEGRADLPRTQSHQVAPEAPGSEQLTRSTLDSLIAGQAAHNLQLKHLMEMLSSSRPLAGQVSVCQQCRKTYPGKMKGKKTQEETSAELHGLRDDMEPHGLDGTVNSKLFRDQLPISVCKKCSKLRRKRPAGSAGADLPGRSHGIPQRWTPGDSSASSNHKKMPVVWLLPAHRRKTQDGMGKTAPSKQPKMVSIATSTTGLSQAGEKTTGSPDGSPPKSPKASRARTSSPSRSKVTILKRMLMCLKKTCNKLQNKLKSQMSKDSDSRTPDAKFTKPPLGKARASKGVW; from the coding sequence ATGATTCAATCAGAGCCCCTCTGCCACACGGGGGAGATCATGCCTGTCGGGGGCTGGGAAGGATCCGCTCATCCCAtccaagcccagcctctccccaggcctcctgcccacagcagacGGGACCGGCGAGAGCAGACCATGGGTCTGGACCAGACGTCGATCCGTGGCTTAGACTTCAACATCCGCCAGAAGCATCTGCAGAGTCAACTGGGGGCTCCTACCCCATACACAGAGTCACTGGCCAAGATGATCCCTAACGTCCCTGCTCTGCGCCCACCGGACAGAGACCGCAGGGTGAAGTTCAACATGAGCAGGGTCCCTTTCCTAAGCTGTGAAGTCCTGGAGGAACTGGACTCTACAAAGAGACTCCAGCATGAGCAGGgcttacccctcaccccccagaaaccccacacagctcttctgcctccagctccacaAACCCCCATCCCGGGGGAGCCATTGCTGGGTGAGCGGGACACCAAGCAGCAATTGATATTAGACACAGATCGGCCCAAGTGTGGATTTCCAGCAAAGGTCCCGGAGCCCCTCAGATCCAACACCAGCCCTCAGCGTGCACAGGCGATCCAGGAGCCGTGTGTCTGCCCCTCTGGACCCCTGCCTCAAAAGGCCCACAGGATCCTGGCATCCCCTGATGCCATCCTGGCCAGGCTTGTGCCCACGGTGGTGGTCAAGCTGCAGGAACACATTGCTCAGAAATGCTCAGAGATCCAAATGGAGGCGTTCCCAAAGATGGTGAGAGAGTCGCACAGAGATGCTCCCCTCGTGAGAGAGACGGCAATAGCAGAGAAGACGCTCACAGCCACACTCCACCTCTATAGGAGCGAGCTGAGAAAGCCCCTTACCAGTGTGAGCGGCACcaaagggactgaagagaagctggagctgcacatggagaggaaggttctcttgggagaaggctcctgcctggggccaggggcacaggcaggtgagggcagggcagatctTCCCAGGACCCAAAGCCACCAGGTTGCCCCAGAGgccccaggctctgagcagctaacaagatccactcttgactctctcattgctgggcaggctgcacaCAACCTGCAGCTGAAGCACCTGATGGAAATGTTGAGCAGCTCCCGCCCCTTGGCGGGCCAGGTCTCAGTCTGCCAGCAGTGCCGTAAGACATATCCAGGAAAGATGAAGGGTAAGAAAACTCAGGAGGAGAcatctgctgagctgcatggtCTTCGAGACGACATGGAACCACATGGGCTCGATGGAACTGTGAATTCGAAGCTCTTCAGGGATCAGCTGCCAATTAGTGTCTGCAAGAAGTGCAGTAAGCTTCGACGGAAGagaccagctggctctgcaggtgctgaCTTGCCCGGAAGATCCCATGGAATCCCACAGCGATGGACTCCAGGAGACTCTTCAGCATCATCCAACCACAAAAAGATGCCAGTGGTGTGGCTCCTTCCAGCACACAGGAGAAAGACGCAGGATGGAATGGGGAAAACGGCTCCCAGTAAGCAACCAAAGATGGTGTCCATTGCTACAAGTACAACAGGGCTTTCGCAAGCTGGGGAGAAAACAACTGGGAGTCCTGACGGTTCTCCCCCAAAGTCACCAAAGGCCTCTAGAGCTAGGACATCATCCCCTTCAAGAAGCAAAGTTACAATTCTCAAACGGATGTTAATGTGCCTCAAGAAAACCTGCAATAAGCTTCAGAACAAACTGAAGTCCCAAATGTCCAAGGACTCTGATTCAAGAACACCTGATgctaaatttacaaagccaccccttgggaaggcaagggcctccaagggtgtctggtag